CGTCCGTGGTGCCGACAATCCTTCCTACGCGGGAATGACGGGACGAAAGGATACAAAAGCGGCGGCGTCCGTGGTGCCGACAATCCTTCTTTCGTCATCCGCGTCATCCCCGTCATCCCCGCGCAGGCGGGGATCCAGATGGCCCTCTCACCTAGACCCGTATTGCCACAAACGTCATCCCCGCGCAGGCGGGGATCCAGACCAAACCATCCCGGAAAGAACCGGGACACGTAACAAGTACATATCCCTGGGTTTTTCCCGACGGTTTAATGTGAAGCTCGCCGAGCGACCAGCGGGAGCGGTCGCCGTGACAATGACGTCGCCGAATGCACGCGGTTTCGGGTCCAGGCTCAGCCTGGTTAGGCGCCGTCGACGTGGGATCTTTCTTTTTCGCGGAACCAGGCGTCGGGATCGCTAAGGTAGAGTTTCATATCGGTCAGCAATTCGTGGTGCGTTTCTTCCTCGGCGATCATTTCCTTGATGAATTCGATTTCCAGTTCGTCGGCGGCGTCGGCCAGGTGTTCTTTGTAGAACGCGACGGCGCGTGCTTCGAAGTCGATACCGACTTGCAGCGCATCCAAATCGGAGGTTTGCGGCTGGATGGTGCCGCGATGTTTGTAGGCCATGTCGCGGAACATTTGGCCGAGGTCGCGTTGCGGCGCGGCGACGGTCTTCCACTCGTCGTTCCAACCGCCTCCGCCGCTGATTTCGGCGTAGATTGTCTTGATGCGCTCGACGTGGACCAGTTCATCTTCCTTGAGCATGGTGAAGATGTTGCGGCCCAGCTCGTTGCCGGTTTCGCCGACGGCTTTTTCGTAGAAGGCAAAGCCTTTTTCTTCCATTTCCAGCGCCGTTTGCAGCATGCCCAGCGCGCGTTCGTTGTCGGTAGCCATTAGTTTTCCTCCGCGAGGTTCTGTGTTTTTATTACGAGGGCACCCGTTACAGCCGGGTGACGATTTCCGTTGCGTCTTTGCGTTGGCGCGGCTCGGCGCTTTTTCCCTTCGCGTGATCGGGCAAGTGGCTTTCATCGTCGGTGGGTCGGCCGACGGCGATCATCACCAGCGGCTCCGCGCCGGGCGGAATGTCGAACTGTTCGCGCACGGCATCGGGCCCGAAACCGGCCATGGGCCGCGCCACGAGCCCCAGTTCCGTGGCCGCCATCATGATGTTCATGACCGACATGCCCAGGTCGAATTGATAGTACTCGCGACCGTCTTTGATTTGGCAGTCGTCTTCCTTGGCGGCGTAGCCGACGATCAACAGCGGCGCGCGATGGGCCCAGGGTTCGTTGCCCTTGGACAGGCAGGCCGCGCCTTTTTCAAGCGCTTGGTCCGATAGCAAAAAAAGGAAACGCCAGGGTTGGTTGTTGAAGCAGCTTGGCGTCAGGCGCGCGGCTTCGATAAGCGTCGTGACGAATTCATCGGGGAGTTTTTCGGAGTCGATCGCCCGCGTGGCGTGCCGTTTTTGCAGCAACTGGATCACTTGCGCGTCCATCCGGCTTCCTCCTTCGGCCGGCCTCGCCGGCTTATGCCATTTCCAACGTATATTTTTCCACCAACCGCACCGGTTGGTAGCTTTCTTTGGCTTTGCGCAAACCCGGAACGCCCAGGTCCTGTTCGCGATTGACGAACTCGAATTCGCCCAGCAGGCGCTTGCAGAGCAGTTGGTTGATCGCCTGGTAGACGCCCGGATACATCGTCGTGCCTTTCTCGAAGTGGATCACCGCCGTATCCGGCCCCAAGGCTTCGGCGACGCTGAAGGCGATCACCCGTCGCGCTTCGTCGTCGGTCACCAGCGCCCCGCCGAACACGGGCAAGTGGTCCCACTGTTCGAGGGCTCGAAACACGGCCTGGTCCTCGGCGTCGAGATCCGGGTGCTCGCTGCAACTTTTGTGCTCGCACCATTCGCGCTGCATTTCCAGGCACGCGGCCACGAGTTCGTCATCAATTTCACGGAACGAAGCGGCGACGCTTCGGGAAAATTTCTTGATCAGGTTGCGTTTGCTGCCGAATTTGCGCCCCGCCAGATTCGCTAAGTCCGTCTGTAAGTAAACGTAATCAGCGTGATCCCGATCAGCAACCATTGCCAGGGAGGGCTCGGCCTGCCGCAACGCCGCCGCCGTTTGCTCCGGAACGCGGGCGAAACGCGACGGGCCGCCCAACGATTCGGCCCACGCCAACGCGCGGCGCACGCCTTCGCGGTCTAGGGTTTCTCCCAGTGGCGTCAACAGTAGTCCCTGGTCGGCCGGACCGCGCCACAGCAACAAGGTGTTGCCGACGCGGGACAACAGGAGCGGGTGCGTTCCCGACCACGTCAGCAAGTTCGAGAAGGTCATTTCCGACGTGACCGGCGGCGCCTGCTGCAGCAGCTTGTTAATCAAGATGTCGTGGTCAAAGGAGATCGGCGTCGACGCGGGCACCTCGGGAACGAGATGCAATTTCTGAAGCATGTTTACCCTTTGCCGGAAAACTAGTATTGGATTTTCTTCGTCCAGTACCGACCGAACACGCTCATGTTCGTCGTCAGCATGGACCACGCGGTGCGAACGGAGCGTTTCAGTTCGTGCCGGCTTTTCAATCGCAACAGCGCTTTCACAATATAACGCGGCCGGAAGTAAAAGCGAATATACGCGCGGCGGGTCCACTGCTGGATTTCCTCTTCGCTCAGGTCGCAGCCGGGGCGCGGCACGAAGATTTCGTTGCCGGGGTCCAGAATATACTTCCGCCAATAGTCGGGCTGACCTTCGTTGAGCAGCATGCGATACAACTCGGTGGCGGGCATCGGCGTCACCTTCGAGAACTGGGCGTAGTCCAGCTTGAGGTCGATGGCAAAGCGGATGGAATCTTGTATCGTCTCCGGTGTCTCACCGGGACTGCCGACCATGAAGTAGCCGAAGGTGTCGATCTTGTGTTTGCGCGTCAGGAACATGACCTCGCGAATCTGCTCGAGATTCGTCTTCTTGCGCAGCGTTTCCAGGATTTTCGGGCTCGACGACTCAATGCCGTAGTAGATCCGCTTGCAGCCGGCGTTGCGCAGGGCGACGAGCATTTCTTCGTCCACCAAGTCCACCCGGCTGCGAATCGCCCACGCGACGTGAATGCCGCGGCGGTTGATTTCTTCGCAGATTCTGACGACGCGTTTCTTGTCGACGGTGAACGAGGAATCGAAGAAATCGAACTCGCGCACCTTGTACACGTGGTAGCACTCCTCGATTTCGTCCACCACGTTCTCCGGCTTACGGCCGCGAAACGGCAAGCCCCCCTGCTCGCAGAAGATGCACCGGAACGGACACCCGCGACTGGTGATCAGCGGCGTGAAGTTGCGAAATTGGCTAATAAAACTGTAGTAGCGGTCGTTGGGCAGGTGGTTGCGCGCGGGAAAGGGCACGTTGTCCACATCGTAAAGCAAATCCGGAAACTCGTTGACGACCACTTGGTCGCCGTCGCGCCAAATCACGCCCTTGACCGACGCCAGGTCGCCGCCTCGGTTGAGCGTCTCCAGAAACTCCGGCAGTACCATCTCGGCTTCCCCGGTGCAGCCGAAATCGATTGCTCGATGGCTAAAGGTTTCCTCCGGGTAGATGCCCATGTGCACGCCGCCCAACAACGTGGGCGCACCCACGGCTTCGCGCAACGCTTTGACCCACAGGTAGGTCTGATAAAACAGGTACGTGGTGACCGTAAACGCCAGCATATCCGGCTGAAAATTGCGCACGCGTCGAATCGTCTCCGAAAGCGGCAACTCCAGCGCGTTGGCGTCGATGAATTGAATCTCACAACCCAACTTTTCGGCCAAGCCTGCAACATATGCCAACGACAACGACGGGAATACTCCGTAGTTTTCCTTGACGGCCTTGATGCCGGGCTCGTTTTTCACCGGGCCGTAGGGCGGATAGATGAAACTGATGCGCTCGATGGGTCGGCGCAACAAATCTTCGGTGCGTTTCCAGGACGTCACGGCTTCTCCACCTAAAGCTCGCCGGCTTCGCGATAACCGGCGAATATGGCGGCGCGAATCTGCTTTTCAGGGTGCAGGAGCGCCGGGGCGATCGGTTCTTTGGATAATAACACGTTTTCGGCATTGCGTCGGGCTTGCTTGCCGTAACCCCGCCACATACATGCCGGCATTCCTCTAAGACCTCCCAAGTCAACACTGAGCGTCGCGCCGGCGAATTGGCCCACCCCCATGCACCACGCTTCGTACGACGCCGGATCCGCCGCCGCCAGCGCCCCTGTCGCGCCCAGGATTCGCCGTGGCGCCAACCGCGCTTGGCGGGCGTAGCCAATGCCCCGGCCCTCCATCAACGCTGCTCGATGCTCGGCGTCGCCCTGTGGATCTTCGCGCACGTATTGGAGCAGTCGATCCGCGACCCGATCCGGCGGGAGTTCGGCAAGCGCCGCACCCTGATGCCGCCCGAATCCCCGCGCCACGTCGGTGGCATACAGCGGGTCGATTTCTCCCGCCAGCTTGTAGGCCAGCGGCAACGTGGTCGGCCCGGTCTTGCCGAGCATTTCGAAAAACAGACGCCGGTGGTCCGGCGACAAGCGCTCCACGGCTTCAACCTTCTCGGCTCGCCGCAGGCGATTGCGCGAGATGGCCACCGCCAGGCGCTCGACGACATGCCCGTAGGAATCACCCCGCACTTGCAGCACAATCGGCGAGTACGCCTCGGGTCGTCGCAGCGAACCGTAGTACGGCAGCGACAGCGCCAGCATCAAAACGACGGCCACGCCGATGAGGGCAAGTTGCGGCGCCCACCGGTCGTGCAGCCAATCCCAAAGCGCCTGCACGCCCAAGGCGAGGGCCGCCAGCGCCACCGGGAAAAGCGGCGCGAGGTATCGAAATTCCATGTAGTGAATCGGGCCGACGGTGACCGGCGCCTGCCCGAGGCGAAAGCCCGAGAACACGAGCACGCCGCCGTATATCACGCCGTACACCAGCAGACCTATCGCCGCGCGCGCCCGCGTCGTGTCGTCTTTGACGATCCGCCGCACCCAAATCGCGATCACCGCCACGGCCGCCAGTGTCAGCGCAAAAAACAACCAACGGCCCCACGCCGCCCGATACAACGAGGCGGTAGGCAAATCCACGACCAACAGCCGCAACAGTTTGACGGGAATAAAACCGAGATCACTTTCCAGAAAATACTGTCGGATCGACACCATCTCACCCGCCGCATAACCCGTGTAGGTGTCGATGCGGCCCAGCGCCCGCCAACCGAAAAACGACGCCGACCACACAAGCGGGGCCAAGCCGACGAACACGCCTCCCAACGCCGCCGGCAACCGCCGCCACGAGCCGATCCACGCCACCATCACCAACACCCAAAGAATCGTCGGCGCGCCCGAATAGGCGAAATACGTCGCGCAGCCCGCCGTCAAACCCAGCAAGAAAGATCGCCCGTTGCCGAGGCCCTCGCGCTGCCGTCGCCACGCGCTTACCAGCAAGAACAAGATCACGCCGACAAAGAGGCTTTGCTCCGCGTGATTGCCCCATGCGGTATGCGTCAAATGAAGCCACGCCGGCGGGGGGAACACCGCCAGCACGCCGTAGACGATCGCCGCGACGCGTCCGCCGATGCGCCACAGCGCCCAAAACCAGAAGCAGAAGGCCAATAAGTGAATCGTGATCGCCGCCGCTTTCAGGGCCAGCAAATTCGGCCCGCACAACCAGCGCCACGGCGCCGACAATAACCCCTCGATCATCGTCCCGGCAGCAAAGGGTTTGAATTGATAGGCGGGGGCCGGCAGCAACAAGCCGCGACCGACATCCACGGCGATATTGCCGGTGGGCAGTTCGTCATCAACCGCCGCCCACCCGGCGGAATCGGGGTAGAAAAGGACGACAAGGCGAACCAAGACGAAAGCGAAAAGGAAAAGCGGCAGCAGGCTTCGGCGCAGAAAGGTGCCGTTCACAATTTACAGTAAGTCCTCGATCAGCAGCGACAAAACATCCTTGTCGTATTCGTGGGTGACGAATTCGATTTGGAAGTCGCGCGTCAGTAAGAGGTTGAAGGGGATCACTTCCTTTTCGAAGTACGGTCGCAAACTCCAATCGGGGTCGGCGCACACTACAAAATCGAGGCCGAATTCCCCGCGCCAATCGGCCGCCGTTTGCGGCGTGGCCGGGTTGTACGCGGCGTCCTCGACGATCAGCGAAATGAGCACGAAATCTTCGTCGCCGTATTCTTCCCAAATGTCGTTTTGCAGGCTCGGCGCTTCCTCTTTACATGGGGCGCACCAAAAGGCTCCGGTGTTCAGCAGCACGACTTTGCCCAGATAATCGTAGAGCTGAACCTCGTTACCGTCGGCGTCGACCCACTGAAAATTCTCGATCTCCGGATTGATGTCATCATCGTCGTCAACACCGCTTGCGTCGTCGTCACCGACGCCGCCGTCATCGTCGCCCCCGGTATCGATCGCGTCGCCGTCGTAGCGCCCCTCGGCCGTGCCGCAAGCCACGACGAAAGCCAAGAGCAAAACGAACACGATGTACATTCCCTGGCGCATACGAACTCCCTGCCATCGTTCCGGAAACGCCGCTTCCCGGCCTTCCCGTGCCGCTATTCTAGCCCAAGGCGCCCGCGCGGCAAAAGAGCGGGTTTGGAAAACGGCTTCGGGAGAAAAGGCGCCGATCTCCCTGCCCGATGGCGCACCATAAAAAAGGGGCCCAACAGGCCCCTTTCGAAAAATCGGATCGCAGATGTGCTTGGCTTAGCGTTTGCTGAACTGGAAGCGACGACGCGCCTTGCGGCGTCCGTATTTCTTCCGTTCGACCATCCGAGCATCGCGGGTGAGCATGCCGGCTTTCTTCAGCGGCGTACGCAACTCCGGGTTGTAGACGATCAAGGCCCGGGAGATCCCGTGCCGCACTGCACCGGCCTGGCCGCTAATGCCGCCTCCCCTCACGATCACCCTCACGTCGAATTTTCCGTTCGTGCCGGTGATATCGAAGGGTTGCTGAATTAGTTGCCGCGCGGTTTCGCGCTGGAAGAAATCTTCGAACGTACGCTTGTTCACCTGGATAACGCCGGAGCCGGGCGCGATATAAACGCGGGCTACCGAGGTCTTGCGTCGGCCAGTGCCGTAATATTGGTTGTCAGCCATCGCTTTCTCCTCAATTCAATTCTAGCGGCACAGGTTGCTGCGCTTCGTGCGGATGGTCGGGGCCGGCATATACCTTGAGTTTTGTCAACAATTTCCGGCCCAGATTGTTCTTGGGTAGCATACCCTTGACCGCGTGCCGAATCAGATGTTCGGGCTTGCGCTCCAACATCCGTTTGGCGTTCATTGATTTGATTCCGCCGGGGTATCCTGAGTGGCGGTAGTACGTCTTTTGTTCCACTTTCCGGCCCGTCAACCGCACTTTTTCAGCGTTGATGACGACGACGAAATCACCCACATCCTCGTGCGGCGTGAACGTCGCTTTGTTTTTGCCGCGGAGGATCTTCGCGATTTCGCTGGCGGCGCGACCCAGAACCACGCCGTCGAGATCCACTACGTACCAGCCACGTTCCACCTGGCCGGGTTTCGCACTAAAGGTCTTCATGCCCCTGTCTCCTTACGCAACGAAAAGTGCCTCAACGACGCCACCGGGGCGAAATGGGCCAACGCCGCTTCAGCCAAAAGTTCGTTCAGTTTCATTCGACGGGCTTTAGGTCCCGCCTGACCCTGAAGATGCACGGGGCGCATAAAATAATGAAAAACAGAGGCGAATGCAAGCGAAAAATTCTTTTTTTCCGCAGACTACCGCAAGTGCCGCTCCCAGAAATCCAGGATACGTTCGTGCTCGGCTCCGTATCCGTACGGCACCTGCATCGTCGGCACGGCGGTATGGGTTAGATTGTCGATGGGGTACGCGTAGGGCGCGAGGTCGGGAATCGTCTCGTCCAACACGTAGCCAGTCGCGGTGCTGTAATAGCTAAAAAGCGCCGTTTCATCCGATACATACGCGGCAAACGCCCTCTCGTGGCGGATGGTCAAGTTGCTGCCCACGCTGCCACCCGAGTGACCGATCAGCCCGATCGCTTCGGCATCCACATCTTCCCGGAATTTCAAGTATTTCAGAGCAAGAAGAGTTTCGTAATTGCGCATGGTAAGCAATGTGAAACCGTTTTCCAGCATCGCCCAAGATACGTCGCTTTCGCTCTGAGTCGCGCCGTTGGCTCGCATCGAGATCGCCAAAACCGCAAGGCCCGCCCTGGGGTAACGTTCGAATTCGTACCCTTCAAGAAAATCGCCGGCGCTGGTCTCGTCATGGCCGTGAATCGCCACGACTCCCGGATACGGCGGGGTGCCGGCCGGCAGCCACAGAACGCCGTGAAAAGTGCCGACATACGGATCCGAAAACAGCAGTTCCTCTTCCCAATAATCGCCGCGCTTGCGTTGATTGATTCGCGCAACTTCCAGCAACCTGTCGGCGATGCCCTCGCGCAAGAAATCGATGTTGAGCGCTTCGCGTATGATGCCCTCGGTCTGCGATTCGGTCGTGTCGAGAT
This genomic window from Candidatus Lernaella stagnicola contains:
- a CDS encoding ferritin family protein; its protein translation is MATDNERALGMLQTALEMEEKGFAFYEKAVGETGNELGRNIFTMLKEDELVHVERIKTIYAEISGGGGWNDEWKTVAAPQRDLGQMFRDMAYKHRGTIQPQTSDLDALQVGIDFEARAVAFYKEHLADAADELEIEFIKEMIAEEETHHELLTDMKLYLSDPDAWFREKERSHVDGA
- a CDS encoding nitroreductase family protein; its protein translation is MDAQVIQLLQKRHATRAIDSEKLPDEFVTTLIEAARLTPSCFNNQPWRFLFLLSDQALEKGAACLSKGNEPWAHRAPLLIVGYAAKEDDCQIKDGREYYQFDLGMSVMNIMMAATELGLVARPMAGFGPDAVREQFDIPPGAEPLVMIAVGRPTDDESHLPDHAKGKSAEPRQRKDATEIVTRL
- a CDS encoding phosphatidylglycerol lysyltransferase domain-containing protein — translated: MLQKLHLVPEVPASTPISFDHDILINKLLQQAPPVTSEMTFSNLLTWSGTHPLLLSRVGNTLLLWRGPADQGLLLTPLGETLDREGVRRALAWAESLGGPSRFARVPEQTAAALRQAEPSLAMVADRDHADYVYLQTDLANLAGRKFGSKRNLIKKFSRSVAASFREIDDELVAACLEMQREWCEHKSCSEHPDLDAEDQAVFRALEQWDHLPVFGGALVTDDEARRVIAFSVAEALGPDTAVIHFEKGTTMYPGVYQAINQLLCKRLLGEFEFVNREQDLGVPGLRKAKESYQPVRLVEKYTLEMA
- a CDS encoding radical SAM protein; this encodes MTSWKRTEDLLRRPIERISFIYPPYGPVKNEPGIKAVKENYGVFPSLSLAYVAGLAEKLGCEIQFIDANALELPLSETIRRVRNFQPDMLAFTVTTYLFYQTYLWVKALREAVGAPTLLGGVHMGIYPEETFSHRAIDFGCTGEAEMVLPEFLETLNRGGDLASVKGVIWRDGDQVVVNEFPDLLYDVDNVPFPARNHLPNDRYYSFISQFRNFTPLITSRGCPFRCIFCEQGGLPFRGRKPENVVDEIEECYHVYKVREFDFFDSSFTVDKKRVVRICEEINRRGIHVAWAIRSRVDLVDEEMLVALRNAGCKRIYYGIESSSPKILETLRKKTNLEQIREVMFLTRKHKIDTFGYFMVGSPGETPETIQDSIRFAIDLKLDYAQFSKVTPMPATELYRMLLNEGQPDYWRKYILDPGNEIFVPRPGCDLSEEEIQQWTRRAYIRFYFRPRYIVKALLRLKSRHELKRSVRTAWSMLTTNMSVFGRYWTKKIQY
- a CDS encoding TlpA disulfide reductase family protein, translated to MRQGMYIVFVLLLAFVVACGTAEGRYDGDAIDTGGDDDGGVGDDDASGVDDDDDINPEIENFQWVDADGNEVQLYDYLGKVVLLNTGAFWCAPCKEEAPSLQNDIWEEYGDEDFVLISLIVEDAAYNPATPQTAADWRGEFGLDFVVCADPDWSLRPYFEKEVIPFNLLLTRDFQIEFVTHEYDKDVLSLLIEDLL
- the rpsI gene encoding 30S ribosomal protein S9, which produces MADNQYYGTGRRKTSVARVYIAPGSGVIQVNKRTFEDFFQRETARQLIQQPFDITGTNGKFDVRVIVRGGGISGQAGAVRHGISRALIVYNPELRTPLKKAGMLTRDARMVERKKYGRRKARRRFQFSKR
- the rplM gene encoding 50S ribosomal protein L13, translating into MKTFSAKPGQVERGWYVVDLDGVVLGRAASEIAKILRGKNKATFTPHEDVGDFVVVINAEKVRLTGRKVEQKTYYRHSGYPGGIKSMNAKRMLERKPEHLIRHAVKGMLPKNNLGRKLLTKLKVYAGPDHPHEAQQPVPLELN